The nucleotide window CAGCGGTTTTAATCACACAACCTGGTGCAGCATTGTATTGAGAAGAATGAAACGAAGAAGCTTCAGTTGGAAGAGGATCAAGTTTGACGGGAACAATGGTCAATTTGTTTGCGGGCATAAGAATGGCACCTCCTTTGATTGATACGTCTATCGTACCGGAGGTGCCTAGCGCTTTATATGCGTTATTTGATTACGGGCTTACAATAGATATAGCTATTTACCTGAAAATGGAACTATAAATCAAAATAAAACAAAAAACTTCATCATTTTGGCGATGAAGCCAAAACAATGAAGTTTAATAATTTGAGTTGGGATAGCCCATTTATTGAATTTGTTCTTCTAAAACACGTACGAATTGACCTTCATTATACGGGTAGCCAGCTTTCGTAATTTTTACTTTCGTTAACTTTCCGATCATATCTTCTGTACCTTCGAAAATAATTTTTAAATAGTTTGTCGTATAGCCGACATATAAGTTTTCATTTTCGCCATCTTTGAAACGTTCTTCTGGAATTACTTCTAAAACTTCGCCTTCAAATCGTGAAGCATATTCTTTTGCTAATTGGTCATTTAAGCTTATTAAGCGGTGTACGCGTTCATTTTTTACTTCTTCCGTTAATTGGTCTTCCATCCGTGCCGCTGGTGTTCCTGTACGTGGAGAGAATGGGAATACGTGAAGTTCAGAGAATTGGTGATTACGAATAAAATTATACGTTTCCATAAACTCTTCTTCTGTTTCGCCAGGAAATCCAACAATAACATCAGACGTTACGGCTAAATCAGGAAGGGCAACTTTCAATTTTTCTAAACGTTCCGCGAAAAATTCCATCGTATATTTACGGCGCATACGTTTTAATACTGTATCAGAACCCGATTGGATCGGAATGTGTAAGTGATTTACAACAATATTTGAGTTTTGTAATACTTCAATTACTTCATCTGTTAATTGTGAAGCTTCTATTGAAGAAATACGTAAACGTTTTAAACCTTTTACTTGTGATTCTAAATCACGTAAAAGTTGTGCTAAGTTGTAATCTTTAAAATCTTGTCCATATCCACCTGTATGAATACCTGTAAGAACGATTTCTAAATAGCCAGCATCGACTAATTGCTGCGCTTGTCGAATTACCTCTTGCGGATCACGAGAACGCATTAAGCCACGCGCCCAAGGAATAATACAGAATGTACAGAAGTTATTACAACCTTCTTGAATTTTTAAAGATGCACGTGTACGGTCTGTAAATGCAGGAACATCTAACTCTTCATATACACGGTTTTTCATAATGTTACGTACTGCATTGATTGGTTGGCGCTCTTCACGATATTGTTCAATATACCCTAGCATTTTTTCGCGATCTTGCGTACCTACTACAATGTCTACACCTGGAATTGCCATAATTTCTGCTGGTGATGTTTGCGCATAGCAACCTGTTACACAAATAACCGCATCAGGATTTTGACGAATCGCACGGCGGATTACTTGGCGAGATTTTTTATCACCTGTATTTGTTACTGTACAAGTGTTTATAACGTAAACGTCTGATTGGTGATCAAAATCAACACGCTCATATCCTTGTTCTTTAAATAATTGCCATATAGCTTCTGTTTCGTAATGGTTTACTTTACAACCTAAAGTATGGAAACTTACGACTTTTGATCGCTCGTTACTCATAATATATATCATCCTTTCAATATTACGGTTAAATACAATTTATCAACGCTTTTTATAATAGCACAAATAGATATCATGGGCCTAACTTTTTAGTTCGGCTCCTTTAAACTGGCAGACCCGCTCATGCTCTTTTATAAAATAAATTTACTTTTGTAATTAATACTTTTTTTATGCATATCATATACTCTTAAATTTATTGTCTGAAAGGAGGATAATTTGTTTACACAATATAAGTATTGGTTTCCTTATATTAGCCCAAATGATCCGTGTCCCCCTATCAAAGTTAAGAGTTATGCGACGCCACCCCAATTGTATATCGGCTTTCAACCACCTGGATTACCCCAATTCCAAACACCAAAAGAAGCTCTTATGGCTGGCACTTTATGGCCTCAGTTAGTTAGTCCTTATCCAAATCCTGAAAAAGAAAGGGATGACATGTGAATAAAAAGATGCCCCCTGAATTTTATACACTTCTGGAAGAAATACAGGCAATCGATTTTGTTATTGTCGAATTAAATTTATATTTAGATACACATCCTGAAGATTTTGATGCCATTCGGCAATTCAACGATAATACTCAGAAAAGTATGGAATTAAAAATCCAATTTGAACAAAAATTTGGACCTTTAATGAACTTCGGTAGAAGTTATTCTAATTACCCCTTTAATTGGATTGAAACTCCTTGGCCATGGCAAGTCTAACTAATAATTAGGAGGTAATTAAATTGTGGTATTATGAAAAAAAACTACAATATCCTGTGAAAGTTAGTACATGTAACCCGACGCTTGCTAAATATTTAATTGAGCAGTATGGCGGTGCAGATGGTGAATTAGCAGCAGCACTACGTTATATGAATCAAAGATACACAATTCCAGACAAAGTAGTGGGATTATTGACCGATATAGCTACGGAAGAGTTTTCGCATTTAGAAATGATTGCTACGATGATTTACAAATTAACAAAAGACGCAACACCACAACAATTAAAAGAAGCTGGTATTGGCGAGCATTATGTAAATCATGATAAGGCGTTATTTTACCATAATGCTGCAGGTGCACCGTTTACTGCAACTTATATTCAAGCTAAAGGTGACCCAATCGCAGATTTATACGAGGATATAGCAGCAGAAGAAAAGGCCCGCGCAACATATCAATGGATCATTGATATGTCAGACGATACAGATCTAAATGATAGCTTAAAATTTTTAAGAGAAAGAGAAATCGTGCATTCTTTAAGATTTAGAGAGGCCGTTGAAATGTTAAAAGAAGATAAGGATACTCAAAAAATCTTTTAAACTAAAATAAACGGCTTGAGCCCTATTAACAAAGCTCAAGCCGCATTAACGTACTTTCATTTTACGAATTTGATGCTTATAAAATTTAACATTGATTACTCAAATTCATATGAAATTGCTGATAATGCATAAAGGGGTGCTGTTTCTGCCCTTAAAATTCGCGGACCTAAAGACATCGTTTGTGCACCTGCTTCTAGCATTGCTTTCGATTCTTGGCGAGAAATACCGCCTTCTGGACCAAATATACATAAAATATTTGTGGCATTTCTTGCTGCAACATGCTTTAGCTTATCGGCAAATTTTGTACGTTCAGCCATTTTTGCATCTTCTTCATCTGCTATAAAAATGGCATCAAATTCCGCAAATTTTTGTACTAATTGTTTAAAGCTAATCGGAAAATTAATATCAGGTACATGCGTACGATGAGATTGCTCCGCTGCTTCTTGTGCAATTTTTTGTAGGCGTTCTTGATTTTTCTTCCCCTTTTTTTCATCCCATTTTACAATGGAACGTTCAGCTGCAAAGGGTAGTAAAGCATACATACCAAGCTCTGTCCCTTTTTGTGCGATTAGTTCTAATTTATCACCTTTAGGAAGACCACAGGCAATCGTAACTTGAATCGGCATCTCGGGCGAAGGAATTATTTTACCTGTTGGACGTGCAAACACTTCTTGCTCAATTGCTGAAATTTC belongs to Solibacillus sp. FSL R7-0682 and includes:
- a CDS encoding 16S rRNA (uracil(1498)-N(3))-methyltransferase, which gives rise to MQRYFVKQQQNEQGEFIITDDNARHISKVMRMIVGDEIIVVHNNEAHICEISAIEQEVFARPTGKIIPSPEMPIQVTIACGLPKGDKLELIAQKGTELGMYALLPFAAERSIVKWDEKKGKKNQERLQKIAQEAAEQSHRTHVPDINFPISFKQLVQKFAEFDAIFIADEEDAKMAERTKFADKLKHVAARNATNILCIFGPEGGISRQESKAMLEAGAQTMSLGPRILRAETAPLYALSAISYEFE
- a CDS encoding spore coat protein CotJB; protein product: MNKKMPPEFYTLLEEIQAIDFVIVELNLYLDTHPEDFDAIRQFNDNTQKSMELKIQFEQKFGPLMNFGRSYSNYPFNWIETPWPWQV
- the mtaB gene encoding tRNA (N(6)-L-threonylcarbamoyladenosine(37)-C(2))-methylthiotransferase MtaB; this translates as MSNERSKVVSFHTLGCKVNHYETEAIWQLFKEQGYERVDFDHQSDVYVINTCTVTNTGDKKSRQVIRRAIRQNPDAVICVTGCYAQTSPAEIMAIPGVDIVVGTQDREKMLGYIEQYREERQPINAVRNIMKNRVYEELDVPAFTDRTRASLKIQEGCNNFCTFCIIPWARGLMRSRDPQEVIRQAQQLVDAGYLEIVLTGIHTGGYGQDFKDYNLAQLLRDLESQVKGLKRLRISSIEASQLTDEVIEVLQNSNIVVNHLHIPIQSGSDTVLKRMRRKYTMEFFAERLEKLKVALPDLAVTSDVIVGFPGETEEEFMETYNFIRNHQFSELHVFPFSPRTGTPAARMEDQLTEEVKNERVHRLISLNDQLAKEYASRFEGEVLEVIPEERFKDGENENLYVGYTTNYLKIIFEGTEDMIGKLTKVKITKAGYPYNEGQFVRVLEEQIQ
- a CDS encoding spore coat associated protein CotJA, with product MFTQYKYWFPYISPNDPCPPIKVKSYATPPQLYIGFQPPGLPQFQTPKEALMAGTLWPQLVSPYPNPEKERDDM
- a CDS encoding manganese catalase family protein encodes the protein MWYYEKKLQYPVKVSTCNPTLAKYLIEQYGGADGELAAALRYMNQRYTIPDKVVGLLTDIATEEFSHLEMIATMIYKLTKDATPQQLKEAGIGEHYVNHDKALFYHNAAGAPFTATYIQAKGDPIADLYEDIAAEEKARATYQWIIDMSDDTDLNDSLKFLREREIVHSLRFREAVEMLKEDKDTQKIF